In Aristaeella hokkaidonensis, the following are encoded in one genomic region:
- the ppk1 gene encoding polyphosphate kinase 1: MSSREKKNKHTGQTSPDNIYVNRELSWLEFNRRVLLEAADPQVPLLERLKFLMIYQSNLEEFYRVRIGILTHRAMLTPDSGDPVSGMLPEAQITAALQITREQQTLMENIWKGIRDELHENKIDVLDFRKISKVDELMSKKLFGDIRDLLFPKIIPADQPLPFLWNGEGNVVAFLGRGAEQKICIIPLHRIPAYQSFEIDGCQKIVLTAQLVRHFLPLLLKKETIVQSAIVDVTRNADVFFSSMEDRADDNFRDKVSGMLSKRKREMPVRVRIFGKLTDPARALLIRKLRVPEDRVFTQSVPFDLSFRSCISGPASFRYPDRKPSRDIGLKKGEYFSYIEKHDLLLSFPFQSMMSFVDLIYEAADDPEVLSIKITLYRMSGSSKIAAALAYAADRGKDVLCLLELRARFDEQNNIDYSEMLEDAGCRVIYGLPEQKVHSKLCVITRQKGMILNRITQVGTGNYNEVTGEQYTDLSLITAREDVGREAEAAFAALENGEIPPEASALWIAPLSFKPRVLEMLDREIEKGENGRVAIKINSLNNREVMEKLIECSQAGVKVELFIRGICSLRPGVPGLTDNITVTGVIGRWLEHSRIYSFGEGDDQRLFIGSGDLLNRNLERRVEAFIEAVTPDTREQLNVILDALRNDREKSWVMQPDGTYIREEGGEGTSSQEALYRYFSTRKVSLTEETVKVETKAGKETEKTAEKNSNGFFGWLKQIIRKR; this comes from the coding sequence ATGTCATCCAGGGAGAAAAAGAACAAGCACACCGGACAAACGTCTCCGGACAATATTTATGTCAACCGGGAGCTGAGCTGGCTGGAATTTAACCGGCGGGTGTTACTGGAAGCTGCCGATCCGCAGGTCCCCCTGCTGGAGCGGCTAAAATTCCTGATGATCTACCAGTCCAACCTGGAGGAATTCTACCGGGTCCGCATCGGCATCCTGACCCACCGGGCTATGCTGACGCCGGACAGCGGGGATCCGGTTTCCGGCATGCTGCCGGAAGCCCAGATTACAGCCGCCCTGCAGATTACCCGGGAGCAGCAGACCCTGATGGAAAATATCTGGAAGGGCATCCGGGATGAACTGCACGAAAACAAGATCGACGTGCTGGACTTCCGGAAGATCAGCAAGGTGGATGAGCTGATGAGCAAAAAGCTCTTCGGCGATATCCGGGACCTGCTTTTCCCGAAGATTATTCCGGCGGACCAGCCCCTGCCCTTCCTGTGGAACGGTGAGGGCAACGTGGTGGCCTTCCTCGGCCGGGGCGCGGAGCAGAAAATCTGCATCATCCCGCTCCACCGGATTCCGGCCTACCAGAGCTTCGAGATTGACGGCTGCCAGAAAATCGTGCTGACCGCCCAGCTGGTACGCCATTTCCTGCCGCTGCTGCTGAAAAAGGAAACCATCGTCCAGTCCGCCATCGTGGACGTGACCCGGAACGCGGACGTTTTCTTCTCCAGCATGGAAGACCGGGCGGACGACAACTTCCGCGACAAGGTGTCCGGCATGCTGAGCAAACGGAAACGGGAGATGCCCGTGCGCGTCCGGATCTTCGGCAAGCTGACCGATCCCGCCCGGGCGCTGCTGATCCGGAAGCTGCGGGTACCGGAAGACCGGGTGTTCACCCAGTCTGTTCCCTTTGACCTGTCCTTCCGCTCCTGCATCAGCGGTCCCGCGTCCTTCCGATATCCCGACCGGAAACCCTCCCGGGATATCGGCCTGAAGAAGGGAGAATACTTCTCCTATATCGAGAAGCACGACCTGCTGCTGAGCTTCCCCTTCCAGAGCATGATGTCCTTTGTGGACCTGATCTACGAAGCCGCGGATGATCCCGAGGTACTGTCCATCAAGATTACCCTGTACCGGATGAGCGGCAGCAGCAAGATCGCCGCGGCGCTGGCCTATGCCGCCGACCGGGGCAAGGACGTGCTGTGCCTGCTGGAGCTGCGGGCCCGCTTTGATGAACAGAACAATATTGACTATTCCGAAATGCTGGAGGACGCGGGCTGCCGCGTAATCTACGGCCTACCGGAGCAGAAAGTGCACAGCAAGCTCTGTGTAATCACCCGGCAGAAGGGCATGATCCTCAACCGCATCACCCAGGTCGGCACCGGCAACTATAACGAAGTGACCGGCGAGCAATATACCGACCTGTCCCTGATTACCGCCCGGGAGGATGTAGGCCGGGAAGCTGAAGCAGCCTTTGCCGCGCTGGAAAACGGCGAGATTCCGCCGGAAGCCAGCGCCCTGTGGATCGCCCCGCTGAGCTTCAAGCCCCGGGTGCTGGAAATGCTGGACCGGGAAATTGAAAAAGGCGAAAACGGCCGCGTAGCCATCAAGATCAACTCCCTGAACAACCGGGAGGTCATGGAGAAGCTGATCGAATGCTCCCAGGCCGGTGTAAAGGTGGAACTGTTCATCCGCGGTATCTGCTCCCTCCGTCCCGGTGTACCGGGCCTGACGGACAACATTACCGTGACCGGCGTCATCGGCCGGTGGCTGGAACATTCCCGGATCTACAGCTTTGGCGAGGGTGATGACCAGCGGCTGTTTATCGGCTCGGGCGACCTGCTGAACCGGAACCTGGAGCGGCGGGTAGAAGCCTTCATTGAGGCGGTCACCCCGGATACCCGGGAACAGCTGAATGTTATCCTGGACGCCCTGCGGAACGACAGGGAAAAGTCCTGGGTCATGCAGCCGGACGGCACCTATATCCGGGAAGAAGGCGGCGAAGGCACATCCTCCCAGGAGGCGCTGTACCGCTACTTCAGCACCCGGAAAGTGTCTCTGACAGAAGAAACTGTTAAAGTGGAAACCAAAGCCGGAAAAGAAACGGAAAAAACTGCGGAAAAGAACAGCAACGGATTCTTCGGATGGCTTAAACAAATCATCCGGAAAAGATGA
- a CDS encoding ROK family protein, producing MSEKYNICLDVGGTKVLGAIFDEKDKIIYRLKKRSKSGGSASADVEKVIIDVVEEMIKESGIDRKKLNAVASCAPGVIDQDNGIVLFTPNLPWRDYDMAGAMRKQFGVPFYVGNDVNLGVLGEYHFGAARGYKNIVGFFVGTGLGGGLILNGSLFTGNQFKAAEYGHMILDPEGPLCNCGQRGCLEAFSSKQGMSAYIRQQISRGRETLMADAVQDGVFRSKKLVKALEAGDKVAMEAVDRACHWLAVATGNMINTISPDLILYGGGVIEALGDLFLEKILAEVDRYCMPQIRSTVEIKNASLGDDSILYGDLAMIKGL from the coding sequence ATGTCTGAAAAGTACAATATCTGCCTGGACGTCGGCGGTACCAAGGTACTCGGCGCGATCTTTGACGAGAAGGACAAGATCATCTATCGCCTGAAAAAGCGCTCCAAGAGCGGCGGTTCCGCCTCTGCCGATGTGGAAAAAGTCATCATCGACGTAGTGGAAGAGATGATCAAGGAATCCGGCATCGACCGGAAAAAGCTGAATGCCGTAGCTTCCTGCGCTCCCGGCGTCATCGACCAGGACAACGGTATCGTACTCTTCACGCCAAATCTTCCCTGGCGGGATTATGACATGGCCGGCGCCATGCGCAAGCAGTTCGGCGTACCCTTCTATGTGGGCAACGACGTAAACCTGGGCGTGCTGGGTGAATATCACTTCGGCGCTGCCCGCGGATATAAAAACATCGTTGGCTTCTTTGTCGGCACCGGCCTGGGCGGCGGCCTGATCCTGAACGGATCCCTCTTCACAGGGAATCAGTTCAAGGCTGCCGAATACGGCCATATGATCCTGGATCCGGAAGGCCCGCTGTGCAACTGCGGACAGCGCGGCTGCCTGGAAGCCTTCTCCAGCAAACAGGGCATGAGCGCCTACATCCGCCAGCAGATCAGCCGCGGCCGGGAAACCCTGATGGCCGACGCGGTACAGGATGGCGTGTTCCGCTCCAAGAAGCTGGTGAAGGCACTGGAAGCCGGGGATAAGGTCGCCATGGAAGCGGTGGACCGTGCCTGTCACTGGCTGGCAGTAGCCACCGGCAACATGATCAACACCATCTCTCCGGACCTGATCCTTTACGGCGGCGGCGTCATCGAAGCCCTGGGTGATCTGTTCCTGGAGAAGATCCTGGCTGAAGTGGACCGTTACTGCATGCCCCAGATCCGCTCCACCGTGGAAATCAAAAACGCGTCGCTGGGCGATGATTCCATCCTCTACGGCGACTTGGCCATGATCAAAGGCCTGTAA
- a CDS encoding response regulator transcription factor: METIFLVEDEMNIRRLTGMHLQLAGYNVKELEDAAAARDALREGKPALVLLDIMMPGEDGFSLGEDLIKSGIPVIFLTAKTAVPDRVRGLRMGAHDYILKPFEPAELLARVENVLKRSTPQQSDYVSGDLRVNFETREVWKDNVPVPLTTLEFNLLKTLIESGRTAMSREELLRAVWGYHYTGETRTVDVHVQRLRGKIGTDRIETIVRFGYRFREDV, encoded by the coding sequence ATGGAAACGATCTTTCTGGTTGAGGACGAAATGAACATCCGGCGGTTGACAGGCATGCATCTGCAGCTGGCAGGCTATAACGTGAAGGAACTGGAAGACGCGGCCGCCGCACGGGACGCGCTGCGGGAAGGCAAGCCTGCCCTGGTCCTGCTGGATATCATGATGCCCGGAGAAGATGGATTCTCCCTGGGAGAAGACCTGATCAAATCCGGCATTCCCGTCATCTTCCTGACGGCGAAGACCGCCGTACCGGACCGGGTACGCGGACTCCGTATGGGTGCCCATGACTATATTCTCAAGCCCTTTGAGCCGGCGGAGCTGCTGGCCCGCGTGGAGAACGTGCTGAAGCGTTCCACGCCGCAGCAGTCCGACTATGTCAGCGGAGACCTCCGGGTGAATTTTGAAACCCGGGAAGTCTGGAAGGACAATGTTCCCGTTCCCCTGACCACGCTGGAATTCAACCTGCTGAAGACCCTGATCGAATCCGGCAGGACCGCCATGAGCCGGGAAGAACTGCTCCGCGCTGTATGGGGCTATCACTACACCGGTGAAACCCGGACTGTGGACGTGCATGTGCAGCGCCTGCGCGGCAAAATCGGCACAGACCGGATTGAAACCATTGTAAGGTTCGGCTACCGCTTCCGGGAGGATGTATGA
- a CDS encoding sensor histidine kinase — protein sequence MRKQIVTGMILLILLILPLLLYLQINQNFQVSVNNARESADHEETLLARLLSSEILRNRSTSNMEIRNTVQSIGKQYGYEQMQILFYKDRIPLNGVLSEETAFLLDKKERTSYLSDPEEALYIVHPLDEHYTLITRSDFSVFYQMLREQTAAGIRICIGGLVIAAVLSLLISGRITRRLRILSRSADAVRSGSAIHLEPSAKKDEIGKLTNTFIAMNDAIVQREENLREDARQRQALIDALAHEMRTPLTSIVSAARLIQKGGDMVQMREEMCDLIVKESQRLAEMDENLMKLTRMHTAELKTETFSLLEMAQEALAVTPDAVLTGEDSTVTADRDLIIHLMRNLVNNAAKSGTLTPVRVTLHPRGFSVSDEGRGMTPEEVSRCTEAFWKADPARTRASGGAGLGLTLCQNIARLHGTDLVIRSTPGKGTTVEFTLPLQSVEDSET from the coding sequence ATGAGAAAACAGATCGTCACCGGTATGATTCTGCTGATTCTGCTGATCCTGCCCCTGCTGCTGTATCTGCAGATCAACCAGAACTTCCAGGTGTCTGTGAACAACGCCCGGGAAAGTGCCGATCATGAAGAAACGCTTCTGGCCAGGCTTCTCTCCTCCGAAATCCTGAGAAACCGGTCAACCTCCAACATGGAGATCCGCAATACCGTCCAGAGTATCGGAAAACAATATGGCTATGAACAGATGCAGATCCTGTTTTACAAAGACCGTATTCCGCTGAACGGCGTACTGTCCGAAGAGACCGCCTTCCTTCTGGACAAAAAGGAGCGTACCTCCTATCTTTCCGACCCGGAAGAAGCCCTGTACATTGTTCATCCGCTGGATGAGCACTATACCCTGATTACACGGTCGGATTTCAGCGTTTTTTACCAGATGCTCCGGGAACAGACGGCTGCCGGTATCCGAATCTGCATCGGCGGACTGGTAATTGCCGCCGTACTGTCCCTGCTGATCTCCGGCAGGATTACCCGGAGGCTGCGGATCCTTTCCCGCTCCGCGGATGCGGTCCGCAGTGGCAGCGCCATCCACCTGGAGCCTTCCGCAAAGAAGGATGAGATCGGAAAGCTGACCAACACCTTTATCGCGATGAACGACGCGATCGTCCAGAGAGAAGAAAACCTCCGGGAAGACGCACGCCAGCGGCAGGCGCTGATCGACGCCCTGGCGCATGAAATGCGTACTCCCCTGACCTCCATCGTCAGCGCCGCCCGGCTGATCCAGAAGGGCGGCGACATGGTCCAGATGCGGGAGGAAATGTGCGACCTCATCGTAAAGGAATCCCAGCGCCTGGCTGAAATGGATGAAAACCTGATGAAGCTGACGCGGATGCACACCGCAGAGCTGAAGACCGAAACCTTCTCCCTGCTGGAGATGGCCCAGGAAGCCCTGGCCGTTACTCCGGACGCGGTGCTGACCGGAGAAGATTCCACCGTCACCGCCGACCGGGACCTGATCATCCACCTGATGCGCAACCTGGTCAACAATGCTGCAAAGAGCGGCACCCTGACCCCTGTCCGGGTCACGCTCCATCCCCGGGGGTTCTCGGTTTCGGATGAAGGCCGCGGTATGACACCTGAGGAAGTCAGCCGTTGTACGGAAGCCTTCTGGAAAGCTGACCCGGCCAGGACCCGGGCATCCGGCGGTGCCGGACTGGGCCTTACCCTCTGCCAGAATATCGCCCGGCTGCACGGAACCGACCTGGTCATCCGGAGTACCCCCGGAAAAGGAACCACTGTCGAATTTACACTGCCGTTACAATCTGTTGAAGACTCTGAAACATAA
- a CDS encoding extracellular solute-binding protein has protein sequence MKRILAVILALALVLSCAAALAEGYPLVDSPAEFNLIIRVRPLHGDPDEMVFFKNLEELTGVHINWQKIQQAEYDEKKNLLLAANKDLPDGFFGKFSLSSSDLVVYGSQGILIPLNDLIDQYAPNIKALLERRPDIKSMITAPDGNIYSTPYVQEGEDGTIASNIMINKTWLERLGLEKPTTLEEFEKVLTAFKEQDANGNGDPNDEIPMTFKFLGSQRDIGGFFGAFGYADTLAAGNTHIVVGEDGQLVFVPVTEGYKEGCKYLYEHFFAKGLIDQEGFTMDKKTYNSQNQGEIANIGVFMCWNSFDLGTVHEDEYEPMSPLLGPDGTTSWGTSPDSTMSANGFSITNVCKDPALLMRWVDTFYDPIQSMQCDLGPIGINIKDNGDGTYDYIDTPEGMSYDEFRYKEAFASDGPIALTSDFFGSKIPRSAGHQAKFDRNENYYRKYATSVYLPSMILSEEDTDELNLIKTDIINYTEEMRAKWLSSGGVEAEWDDYVAHLNEIGLATYMEIYQRNYTATHSN, from the coding sequence ATGAAACGGATCCTGGCTGTCATCCTGGCCCTGGCCCTGGTGCTGTCCTGCGCGGCGGCGCTGGCGGAAGGCTACCCCCTCGTGGATTCCCCCGCGGAATTCAACCTGATCATCCGTGTGCGTCCGCTGCACGGAGACCCGGACGAAATGGTGTTCTTCAAGAACCTGGAAGAACTGACCGGTGTGCATATCAACTGGCAGAAGATCCAGCAGGCGGAATATGACGAGAAGAAGAACCTGCTGCTGGCTGCCAACAAGGACCTGCCGGACGGCTTCTTCGGCAAATTCTCCCTGAGCTCCTCCGACCTGGTTGTTTACGGTTCCCAGGGCATCCTGATTCCGCTGAATGACCTGATCGACCAGTATGCTCCCAATATCAAGGCGCTGCTGGAGCGCCGCCCGGACATCAAGTCCATGATTACCGCTCCTGATGGAAATATCTACTCCACGCCCTACGTACAGGAAGGCGAGGACGGCACGATCGCTTCCAATATCATGATCAACAAGACCTGGCTGGAACGGCTGGGCCTGGAAAAACCCACTACCCTGGAAGAGTTCGAAAAAGTGCTGACGGCTTTCAAAGAACAGGATGCCAACGGCAACGGCGACCCGAATGATGAGATCCCCATGACCTTCAAGTTCCTGGGCTCCCAGCGTGATATCGGCGGCTTCTTCGGTGCGTTTGGCTATGCGGATACCCTGGCTGCCGGCAACACCCACATCGTGGTCGGCGAGGACGGCCAGCTGGTCTTTGTCCCGGTTACCGAAGGATACAAGGAAGGCTGCAAATACCTGTATGAGCACTTCTTTGCCAAGGGCCTGATCGACCAGGAAGGCTTCACCATGGACAAGAAGACCTACAATTCCCAGAACCAGGGTGAAATCGCCAACATCGGTGTGTTCATGTGCTGGAACTCCTTCGACCTGGGCACTGTGCACGAGGATGAGTATGAGCCCATGAGCCCCCTCCTCGGACCGGACGGTACCACTTCCTGGGGCACTTCCCCCGACTCCACCATGTCCGCCAACGGCTTCTCCATTACCAACGTGTGCAAGGATCCTGCCCTGCTGATGCGGTGGGTGGACACCTTCTATGATCCGATCCAGTCCATGCAGTGCGACCTGGGCCCCATCGGCATCAACATCAAGGACAACGGCGACGGCACCTATGACTATATCGATACGCCCGAAGGCATGAGCTATGACGAGTTCCGCTATAAGGAAGCCTTTGCTTCCGACGGCCCGATCGCGCTGACCAGCGACTTCTTCGGCAGCAAGATCCCGCGTTCCGCCGGTCACCAGGCAAAGTTCGACCGTAACGAGAACTACTATCGCAAGTATGCCACCAGTGTCTACCTGCCCAGCATGATCCTGAGTGAAGAAGACACTGATGAGCTGAACCTGATCAAGACCGACATCATCAACTACACCGAGGAAATGCGCGCCAAGTGGCTGTCCAGCGGCGGTGTCGAGGCCGAGTGGGATGATTATGTTGCCCACCTGAATGAAATCGGCCTGGCTACCTACATGGAAATCTACCAGAGGAACTATACCGCGACCCACAGCAACTGA
- a CDS encoding carbohydrate ABC transporter permease yields the protein MLQTELAAKKRGLKVGQTRMDRTFDIMNYVILTICFLVVAYPLYFVVIASISDPVDVNAGRVILYPVKTTMDGYRRILEYKSFFTGYRNTLVYTGVGTLVNMLLTVPAAYALSRKDLVGRNFFMMMIAFTMIFSAGLIPTYLHIRDLGLIDTMWALILPGAVSTWNLIVARTFFQQSIPDDLLEAAQLDGATNAQFFAQIVLPLSKSILAVLVLFYAVGHWNTYSNALYYIISDDKRPLQLVLRSILFENTMGDMVEDASNLAAQQRLGDLIKYGIIIASSLPLMILYPFLQRYFIQGVMIGAVKG from the coding sequence ATGCTGCAGACCGAACTGGCGGCGAAAAAGCGCGGGCTGAAAGTAGGCCAGACCCGGATGGACAGAACGTTCGATATCATGAATTATGTGATTCTGACGATCTGCTTCCTGGTGGTGGCTTATCCGCTGTATTTTGTTGTGATCGCCTCCATTTCGGATCCGGTGGACGTCAATGCCGGCCGGGTGATCCTGTACCCTGTCAAGACGACGATGGACGGATACAGGCGGATTCTGGAGTATAAGTCCTTCTTTACCGGTTATCGCAATACGCTGGTATATACAGGTGTGGGCACGCTGGTGAATATGCTGCTGACGGTTCCGGCCGCGTACGCCCTGTCCCGGAAAGACCTGGTTGGCCGCAACTTCTTCATGATGATGATTGCTTTTACGATGATCTTTTCCGCGGGTTTGATTCCGACTTACCTGCACATCCGGGACCTGGGACTGATCGATACAATGTGGGCGCTGATCCTGCCCGGGGCAGTCAGCACCTGGAACCTGATCGTGGCCCGTACTTTCTTCCAGCAGAGTATCCCGGATGACCTGCTGGAGGCTGCCCAGCTGGACGGAGCGACAAATGCGCAGTTCTTCGCGCAGATTGTCCTGCCGCTGAGCAAATCCATCCTGGCCGTGCTGGTTCTCTTCTATGCGGTAGGTCACTGGAACACTTATTCCAATGCTTTGTACTATATCATCAGCGATGATAAGCGTCCGCTGCAGCTGGTGCTCCGGAGCATCCTCTTTGAAAACACAATGGGTGACATGGTGGAGGATGCTTCCAACCTGGCGGCCCAGCAGAGGCTGGGAGACCTGATCAAATACGGCATCATCATCGCCTCCTCCCTCCCGCTGATGATCCTCTATCCTTTCCTCCAGCGCTATTTCATTCAGGGGGTAATGATCGGAGCTGTAAAAGGATAA